Genomic window (Eptesicus fuscus isolate TK198812 chromosome 17, DD_ASM_mEF_20220401, whole genome shotgun sequence):
GGATCAGATGTCTTGAGGCAATTTCACAATATATTGGGAAAGGCGGCTGTAAGTTTATAAGGACAGAAAAAAGCATTATGGAGAACATAATTACAAAGTGGAAGAAATACCTGCTTCTTATCTTGTGTTTTCTTAAAATCTTCACATGCtaaccaaaataaaacattttcttcactgaattccttttttaaaaattcctatggATACAGAGAAAAAAGATGCATAAAACAgtattctactttaaaaaaacaaaagaacatttcCCTTCAAGGATTGACTTGGTAAAATCCAAAACATGAGCATGAAAATTCCACCCTGAAAAACAAAGCTTTTGTTTAATGTTAAAGCTAGAATTTCATATGCATTTGAACGTAATGGCTTTGACATTGTAAGGAGGAGTAAAAATGAAGCAAGCATCTCTTCACAATTCTAAACTAACAATAAATTACCAGAAAGTAAATTAATGTGGAAGATATATTGGTTCCTTCCAGACAATGTTTAAACAAAGTACATTCCTCTAAAATCAggcccattttttaaacaaaacaaaagaaaatatattaagcaTGTCCAAAAACGTCATGGTGAAAACTATTTTAAGTTGGAGGtgtatatatttctcttttggCAGATATTAGGGATTAGTGGCACAGAAAAGTGTCCTCCGTGAGATCCAGACCAAGTTCACAGTGGCCTGGTGTCCAGGAATATTAGTagtcctgcctgcctcccccctcctaaGACCCCAGACTTAAGGACAGACTTCGGTGGAACTCGGGCAGATACAGGGTACTCTTCAAATTCACACAATCTTCTTCTGACACCTGGGGTTACTGCTGGCCGAAAAAGTTATTTCTAGGCAGCACTGATGCTTCTCCATCCATCAGCTTCCTCTTGAAGTTCAACTTCACTCTGCCAGCTGTTGTCTTGCCTGTCTCACCCTGTTAATAATCCCAACACACAAAAGAACAACCCTTCTCCTCAGAGAGATGCAGCCTACCCCCTCCCAGGTATCACAGAGCTGGACATTCTTTGTAGATCCTgtcaatgaacatggtatgtctTCCCCAttgtcccaccccctcccattcAGCTATATGAAACCCAGACATGCTCTGTGCATGGCCCTCGCTGTTGGTCCATGACTACCCATGACTTTCCATCTTGGCATCGACAGGTGAGAAGTTCTTATTCTTGAGTTGGGACAGTGTTAAAAAATGGcccgtgcttccccacacacCCATCTAAACCTCAATGAGAAAGGCAAACCCGAAATCTTTTCACGCCTTCCGGGTCTTCGAGCAGATTCTCCAGAGAGGCCGCCCACTTGGCTGTGCTGCTCTTGGGGTTCTGGTGGCTGCTGCTGGAACTCCCATCATTGTCGTGGATGTCTGCAAAGCAAAGTTTAGACTGTGTGTGTGACCCATAGATACTATCATTTAAAAACATCTGCATATAATCACCATTGTGGCTAACAGATATTAAGTTAGGTGCCAGAATCTACTCTAGGCACTTAACCCAGTGAGCTCACTCTAGCCCTGACAATAAACAACCTTATGAAGTAGGTGCTACCATTCcctccattgtacagatgaggaaaactgaggctccgagcGATGAAGAGACTTGTCATTTCCTGACACTCCCCTTACATCCTTCCCCCACCCATGTGTCCACCGGCCAAGTGCAGGCAGCCCGCAAGTCTCACCCTCCCAGGCACCTGGGCTCAACAGAGACTCCTTCCCCATTACACTTTCTGTCTTATAATTATCATGTTGAGCTGTGACTATAGGCATGACTGACTCTTTCTCGTCTGAAAGCTCCTGTGCATCTTTATCTTGTGTCTCCAGCATGTAGCTCATTGCCCGGCACACAAATAAAAGTATGTACCAGGGCCGGGACCAGGCTGGGGCAAAGGAGGCCCTGGCCACAGGTGCAAAATTTAAAGAAGCTGCCAAAAACACGCGGGCATCGAGATAAGTGATATTTTCATGcgatattttgaaaaaaaaaaaatgaatgcaaaacatCCCATAATGAGCAAAATACCAACACTGAAAGTAAAGGCAGGATCGTTATTActgatttttccttttcccctggGCTCCAGCATGGCTCGGCATCACGCTGTGAACTACGTGCGTGGACCGAAGGATTGAATGACTCTTTGTACCCGCCCATCTGCTGCCCTCGCTTACTCCAGACACCTCAAAAGCCCCTTGACTAAGGGATGGGGCACAGGGGATCTCCAGCTCGCATACGTTAGCTACTTGCCTGAAGGAGGAAGCGACACCACAAACACGGCTCAGTCTACAGGATCTGGCCCCGTCCTGGAGTCGAGGGAAACCATGGAATGTACTTGGGATGAGCCCAGGTTTCACACGCAGTTTGGCCGATTCAAACTGTGTGACCATGGAGTAAAGACACCCCCCTACAGCTCAGGGTCCCCATGGGATTAAAAGAGGAAGCATCGGGCACCTGGACGCTCACAGTGGACTCCCAACAAATGTTagttcctctctccccttccttaaAAGTCTGTATCCAGTGAACTATTTTTGTAGCTAATACTTTTTTctccattgccttttttttttctttctttcaaagtaGAGACGTTTCTATAAGGAAAAGTTTGAATCTAGGAGGAAATAAACTTTTCATGAAGAAATCGGCCAAactggggggaacactttgtaaagtacaggattgtctaacccagtggtcggcaaactgcagctcgcgagccacatgtggctctttggccccttgagtttttagccaaggccagcttaggagtaccctaattaagttaataacaatgtacctacctatatagtttaagtttaaaaaatttggctctcaaaagaaatttcaatcgtcgtactgttgatatttggctctgttgactaatgagtttgcagaccactggtctaaccactatgctgtacacctgaaactaaacttacctaataaaagagaaacatgcaaattaaccatcactctgctacacccacagccaatcagagtgagtatgcaaattaacccacaaagatgggggttaatttgcatatgcaggcacagagcggtgtgaagcctgctatgaggaaAAGTGGGGGCAGCGGAGGCAGCTACTGgggtggtgctccagacagaagtgaggacttgccggctctgGGCTCCCAAGCGGCCTGGGAGCAGGGATGTGCAGGTTCCCAGGCGGCcggggagcagggacttgccagctcccaggtggctggggtggggagcggggacttgctggctcccgggcagctgggagtgaagccaggggcctattcttgcaagaatatcgtgcaacgggcctctagtacagaataatgttgaatgtaaactgtaattgaaaaataaataataaatcagcCAAGCAAATGACTTGAAAAGGATACATGAAAAAGCCTTATAGATGTTCACCTGTGATAACGAGGGTGTTTGGGGAGGAAAGTTGTATCAGAATACATTGGACTTAGTAGTAATTCAGCTTCCGTGGCCTCTCGTGTTCTACGGGGGGTCAACACACACTTTACTTTCTCCAGCAGCTGAGACTCTGTCTCCCCAGCAGCGGGGAAAACTACCTGGATTTGAGACCGTCTCGGGCTGACCTGGGTTAAATTAGGCGGAAGCCAGGACCCCCACGGAAGGCTGTGTTTCGATGTGCACTGGTGATGGCGCGTGGGAGGGAATGGTTTGGGACAAATCCATTCCTTTAATGGAGAAGCGAACTCGCTGGAGCACATCACAAATGCATCTGCCGCCTCTGTAAAGTGAACCTTCAGTTCGTGGCTGCTACCTTCGGTTCCTGCGCTCTCCGCAAATGCTAGCTGGAATGGCAAGCCGCGGAGCACTGGGCTTCTCCCCAGCGAAGTGTAAATCAAATTAAAAGATCGTTATGAGAAGACATGTCTGCAACAGCGTTCGCTCTGCCAGGCATCTCACTAATTTACTCTTCTGTTCTTGACCCCGAGGGCGCAGCTGGTCAGCTGACCCCATTTCCCCGGCAGAGCCCCtcttaagtaaataaatgtagAGACACAAGATCGCGGCTCCAGGAACAACCTTAGGCGGCTGCGCACGTCTCCCGCTGTTGCAGAACCAACGGTTGGGCCCTACGTTTTCACCCTTGGCCTCCAAGGATTCCAAAACTCTTGACATTCTTCTCAATCATAAGCCAAACCACCATTTGGGTTTTCACTGACGTGCTATCATGCAAATACACACACTCGACGGATTCCCAGTCAGCTCAGAGTGCTCTGGTTGACGGAGAGGTAAGGCGGCTGTCCCCACCCCTCGCCCTTTATTTCATACTCGAACCCTATCGCATGCCAGGTTTCCGCAAAGCTTTCATTTGGACGACAGGTTTTACAATTCAAAACCCACTAATGGAATCTATCGCCTTATTTTATGGAGCCTGGGAAATAACAGGTGCAAAGGGCACCTGTCCTATGCGAGGTGACCCAGCTAAAGAACGGCTGGATGGAACCCGATTGTCTTTCTATTTGATTCAGGCTCTTGGTTATGCCTTCTTTCCTACAATCCTTCTTGATTGGTATTAATATAGATCGATCGGTCTGGACAGATCAGCATTTGCAAACTCCATTTCCTTAACAGTGTCTCTCTTTTCCAAGTCATTATCCCTGACCTCCGATGAGACTGAGCAGAGGTCCACTCCACGGGGCGCTGCCCTAGAGACCGCCCCCTAACTCAGCATTTCCGTTTCTCCGGGTCCGTCCCCTGCTCAGCAGACATCCGCTACTTTCCGGTGCAGGTAAATAAAGGTTTCCTAAGCCACCTCAGTTCACTCTAAATGTTATAATCAACCCAATAATGCATAGGAGATAGAAATAACCTTTCTCCATAGCAAGCTGGTTTACTCTCTGGACTTAAGAAtaaagcagccgaaaccggtttggctcagtgggtagagcgtcggcctgcggactcaagggtcccaggttcgattccggtcaagggcatgtaccttggttgcgggcacatccccagtagggggtgtgcaagaggcagctgatctatgtttctctctcatcgatgtttctaactctctattcctctctcttcctctctgtaaaaaatcaataaaatatatatttaaaaaaaaataaagccaacttaaaaaaaaaaaaaagaataaagcaaaacCCGGCTTCCCAACTGCTGGCCCTTACAGCCACAAAGGCCCGAgactcctctctccttcttcgTCGATCGAAGTGTCCATTGGAGATGGATTCCACAAGAAGGTGAGCTTGGAATGCACAGGTGGGAGAGAAGTTACACCTGTTTTCTCAAGAACCTCCAGCTGGGAAGGAGTTGTTGGTGACAACATCTGTTTCAAGTTTGTCCAGCtctgtttgctttttgttgttctttagttcaattgtaaaacatttttgtaaTGAAAGAAGAATGGTTTCTGTACCTCTTGGGCTCTTGAAAGCATTTTAGATCTTCAGGTTTTTGCAGACACAATACTTATTTTTCAATAACTTTATTTTCAGATTAATCTGTCAGTAGCTAATAATACACAAGTTGCTTGCAATGTTCTCTCCTCATGATGACTCTCTGATGTGGTTCATATTATTCCCACttcccaggtgaggaaactgaggcacagtaaCATACAAGGTGGCCCAGCTAGGAAATGGGGATCATGGTCAAGCCCAGACAGTCCTGCTCCAGAGTGCCTGCCCTTTAGCACCAGGCCGTCCTGTCATTTTTACTCTTGATATCTGCTCATCTCCACACTCACAGAGGCCAGAACTTGACGGCCTTGAAGAGATTACAACAATTACACTGCGGGGAGAGGACTGAGAAAACTGGGTAAGAGTCCAATTCCGCGCACACCAAAACTCCCCGAAGACTGTGCCAGAACCGTCTGACATGCAAACACATGTACGTGCACTTTCCACCTACATCCGTGCTGCTCTGTGTGGCTTCTGGCTTCAGTAAAAGCCATTGTGTCACAGACGGTGCAGCCTCCGGTGCAGGTGGCTGAGGCCGGGTGCCTGCAGCATGTGGTGCCATGCATTATTTACAGCTGCCGTGATGTCATCGCTGCCAGAGCCCTTCTCCACACACCACCTCCCTGGAAATCCATATTCCGAAGGCATCTGTAACGCTCATCAGAGCTGAATGCTTACAGTAGGGATTCCTGCCGTGCGAGCTGCAGCCAGTGTCCAGTACCGCGGCGTGCTAGGCACCATCCTGACCATGGCGCGCACCGAGGGTCCCCGCAGCCTCTACAATGGGCTAGTCGCCGGCCTGCAGCGCCAGATGAGCTTTGCATCTGTCCGCATCGGCCTCTATGACTCTGTCAAGCAGTTCTACACCAAGGGCTCTGAGCATGCCGGCATCGGGAGCCGCCTCCTGGCAGGCAGCACCACGGGTGccctggctgtggctgtggcccagccCACGGATGTGGTGAAGGTCCGGTTCCAGGCTcaggccagggctggaggtggCCAGAGATACCAAAGTACTGTTGATGCCTACAAGACCATTGCCCGAGAGGAAGGGTTCCGGGGACTCTGGAAAGGGACCTCTCCCAATATTGCCCGTAATGCAATTGTGAACTGTACTGAATTGGTGACCTACGACCTAATCAAGGATGCCCTCCTGAAGGCCAACCTCATGACAGATGACCTTCCTTGCCACTTCACTTCTGCCTTCGGGGCAGGTTTCTGCACCACCATCATTGCCTCCCCTGTCGACGTAGTCAAGACGAGATACATGAACTCTGCCCTTGGCCAGTACAGCAGCGCTGGCCACTGTGCCCTCACCATGCTCCAGAAGGAGGGTCCCCGAGCCTTCTACAAAGGGTTCATGCCCTCCTTCCTCCGTTTGGGTTCCTGGAACGTGGTGATGTTCGTCACCTATGAGCAGCTGAAACGGGCCCTCATGGCTGCCTGCACTTCCCGGGAGGCTCCCTTTTGAGCCTCTCCTGCTGCCAACCTGACCACCTCTGGCTTGGCTTCAGCTCCAGCCAggccctcctttcctcttccccccctccccttccctcactccccaccctttccttctcccttccctcacccttctcccttccctcccctccctccccaccccttccttctcccatttctaccatctcccttccctctccccacatttttacctctcctccctacctcatccccccattgcctctcAGTCCTGGTGGAGTTGACCCCGGTTGACACTGTGGAGGCCTGTCACCAACCAGGATCCCAAGCCCCTCAGTCCCTTGAAAACTTCAGCCCATCTCTTTATCTTGTTCCCAAGCGAAGTCAGCATGTCACCCATAAAACAAgctcaatcttaaaaaaaaaaaaaaaaaaaaaaaaagcaggaaggTCTGGGCAGGGATCCTGCACCGGCAATTTCCCCAAGTCACATAATATCTCAGTGAAAATCTCAAAATCCAGCGCCTTCAACAGCAGAGTCAACTTACAACCTCAAAGGGTCTGTCCCAATTACCCCCAGGGCCCACAGCATATTAAACATTCAAGCCCAGGAAAAGACAGGCGTGTTCATCCTAAATTCTAAAGCGGTTTggtacaacacacacacacacacacacacgtgcgcataCACCATACTCCTTTCAGATACTCAAGGAAAGTACACACCCCACAACACGTCTTTCAACCCCGGATCACCCCCACCACATCAAACatgctacattttttaaaaagtcaccccGACTCAGAAGCAGCGAGTGCGTTCGTTAGGACCCGTGATCTACTGCAAGGTCCGGAGAAACTGGGTCACGGAAACACTCTGTCTTCTAAATACCACTCAGGCGCTGGTCAGCTCCGGTCTCTGGCTTCTGAGAATAATTACCCAGCAGGCACGCAATTCCCTGGGCGGGGAGGTCTGCGTGAACTGCAATTAGCCgaaaagaataacaataaaaaaaagtgtgcAAGTAATCATAATAATAGCCAGCGTCCAAGAGCGGAGCGGGCAGCGTGCAGAGGGTTGGCTCGGCTCAGAAGCGGCATCGCGGCCGTTTCCCAGGAGGCCGGAGGCCACCGAGAGAGCCTCGTGCTCAGGCTGTGCCTCCGAAGGCCACCTGTGCACCTGCCTGCACCCCACACggcccggcccctgcccgccctgccagcgcccagaggggtgg
Coding sequences:
- the LOC103300708 gene encoding dicarboxylate carrier SLC25A8-like, whose protein sequence is MLTVGIPAVRAAASVQYRGVLGTILTMARTEGPRSLYNGLVAGLQRQMSFASVRIGLYDSVKQFYTKGSEHAGIGSRLLAGSTTGALAVAVAQPTDVVKVRFQAQARAGGGQRYQSTVDAYKTIAREEGFRGLWKGTSPNIARNAIVNCTELVTYDLIKDALLKANLMTDDLPCHFTSAFGAGFCTTIIASPVDVVKTRYMNSALGQYSSAGHCALTMLQKEGPRAFYKGFMPSFLRLGSWNVVMFVTYEQLKRALMAACTSREAPF